A genome region from Apus apus isolate bApuApu2 chromosome 2, bApuApu2.pri.cur, whole genome shotgun sequence includes the following:
- the LOC127381775 gene encoding desmoglein-1-like — MDWLPHQTPAFLFLLLVLLDFSTGFHVQVKEWDENGMARWKTFRRQKREWIKFAAACREGEDNSKRNPIARIRSDCEENNPVTYSISGVGIDRPPYGIFVVNSRTGEINITSIVDREVTPVFVIRCFAKHSVTGIDLEEPLELRVRVLDINDNPPIFAQTVFTGSIEESSMDNTLVMKIIATDADEPNHLNSKIAFKIESQEPSGPPMFIMNKYTGELHIANYLDREQHSSYSLVVKASDRDGAVDGISSLCSCNVKVIDVNDNFPTLAQSSFSASISENSLSSELLRIQALDADEEFTDNWLAEFFFISGNEDNCFEIITDRATNQGILRVIKELNYEHISTHSLTIGVRNVAAFHHSVAQDYRISGTPLTIQVKNVIEPPRFHPTSVVFSIPGSTRANYVVGTYTAIDEDTGAIASNVVYSIGRDPGAWFRINQNTGEITLNKVVDWESVYVINGQYKAEVLAITRGAPRYTATGTIVLSMQDINDNCPTINTELRKVCMHSPSVVITAKSMDGSQYGAPFTFSIHGEPQTTWIIRSINASSAELVSQSFDFYLYRIYISVRDSQGRRCLKPHVIPVQACQCDSRNYCTSGATKIIIIGGGSAGGGGTGGGTGGGTGGGTGGGGSAGGGGSAGGDGSMGGGGTGGAGGGGGQEGGGGPDEPGERPLDDRTEWPTYTDAYTDSGDYTGVTGDYNGNGYYGRDTTSATTLSGSAIGLMFLGGLIFVLIPILMSMSDCCGCGPGAAGGVGTGFEPVPECTEGAIHPWGIEGAQPEDRDVSHILGPTTAPGGDFCEPSDIYTNTYGGGGGVASGVEETTGVGYGTGTGYGTAGGISGTGEVKGSIGGTIKEYREGGVNMAFLDNYFSEKAFVYADEDEGRPANDCLLIYDHEGVGTPVGSVGCCSFIGEDIDETYLDTLGPKFKTLAEICLGKEIEPFPDVNPPWSGVNITFPNPESDLNLPPPGTTIIVNGSAPMPPPVGTTTVVTENTYTSGSTIQTQRPMPDPLLHGNMTVTETYTSGSPSLCVDPLRASNVVVTERVVGPASASDLRGMLDIPDLADGSNVIVTERVIAPNSRLPTSLSIPDLVDGSNVVVTERVFRPASGMPGSLINIPSELSNAHNVVVTERVVSGSGMSSLGGTSLGGANLGGLGSAGQMLSADCHLGQAIGTASPGTSRRRVTKYSTVQYSSQ, encoded by the exons ATGGATTGGCTCCCTCACCAAACGcctgcttttctgttccttttattG GTACTCTTGGATTTCAGCACAGGATTTCATGTACAG GTAAAAGAATGGGATGAAAATGGAATGGCAAGATGGAAAACCTTCAGAAGACAAAAACGTGAATGGATCAAATTTGCTGCAGCTTGTAGAGAAGGAGAAGATAATTCTAAGAGGAATCCAATTGCCAGA ATCCGTTCAGATTGTGAAGAAAACAATCCAGTTACATACAGCATCTCAGGAGTTGGAATTGATCGTCCTCCCTATGGAATATTTGTTGTTAATTCAAGAACAGGAGAAATTAATATAACATCAATAGTGGATAGAGAAGTAACTCCAGTGTTTGTT ATACGTTGCTTTGCCAAACACTCAGTGACGGGTATAGATTTGGAAGAACCTCTCGAACTTCGAGTCAGAGTTCTGGATATAAATGATAATCCTCCTATATTTGCACAAACTGTATTTACAGGATCTATTGAAGAAAGTAGTATGGACA acACACTGGTGATGAAAATAATTGCAACAGATGCAGATGAGCCTAATCACTTGAATTCAAAAATTGCCTTCAAGATAGAGAGTCAGGAACCTTCAGGTCCACCCATGTTCATTATGAATAAATATACTGGAGAACTCCATATTGCAAATTATCTTGACAGAGAG CAACATAGTAGCTACAGTCTTGTTGTGAAGGCATCTGACCGGGATGGAGCTGTAGATGGAATATCATCCCTTTGCAGTTGCAATGTTAAAGTTATTGATGTCAATGACAACTTCCCAACTCTTGCTCAAAGCTCC TTTTCagcaagtatttcagaaaattcaCTCAGTTCAGAACTGCTACGAATACAAGCTCTGGATGCTGACGAAGAGTTTACAGACAATTGGTTAGCAGAGTTTTTCTTTATATCCGGTAATGAAGATAACTGCTTTGAAATTATTACAGATCGGGCTACAAATCAAGGAATCCTTAGAGTAATTAAG GAACTGAATTATGAACATATCTCAACTCACTCACTGACTATTGGTGTCAGAAATGTAGCTGCCTTCCACCACTCTGTTGCACAAGACTACAGAATATCTGGAACACCGCTCACAATACAAGTAAAAAATGTGATTGAACCACCAAGATTTCATCCAacttcagttgtgttttccatACCAGGAAGCACCAGAGCAAATTATGTTGTGGGAACATACACAGCCATCGATGAGGACACTGGAGCTATTGCATCAAATGTTGT GTACAGCATAGGACGTGATCCAGGTGCTTGGTTCAGAATCAACCAAAATACTGGTGAAATCACACTGAACAAAGTTGTTGACTGGGAATCAGTCTATGTAATTAATGGACAGTACAAAGCAGAGGTTCTGGCTATCACCAGAG gggctcCTCGATATACTGCTACTGGCACTATTGTGCTTTCAATGCAAGACATCAATGACAATTGCCCAACTATTAATACTGAATTAAGGAAAGTATGTATGCATTCCCCATCAGTGGTTATCACAGCAAAGTCTATGGATGGTAGTCAGTATGGTGCCCCCTTTACATTCAGCATACACGGTGAACCTCAAACTACATGGATTATCAGATCAATAAATG cttCCTCTGCAGAACTAGTGAGTCAGAGCTTTGATTTTTACCTGTATAGGATCTATATCAGTGTAAGAGATAGCCAAGGCCGACGCTGCCTTAAACCACATGTAATTCCTGTGCAAGCTTGTCAGTGCGATAGTCGTAACTACTGCACCAGTGGGGCgacaaaaataattatcattGGTGGTGGCAGCGCTGGTGGTGGCGGCACTGGTGGTGGCACTGGTGGTGGCACTGGTGGTGGCACTGGTGGTGGAGGCAGcgctggtggtggtggcagcgCTGGTGGTGATGGCAGCATGGGTGGCGGCGGcactggtggtgctggtggtgggggaGGTCAGGAAGGAGGTGGTGGTCCTGATGAGCCTGGAGAAAGACCACTCGATGACCGCACAGAGTGGCCGACTTACACTGATGCATATACTGATAGTGGAGACTATACAGGAGTCACTGGTGATTATAATGGAAACGGATATTACGGCAGAGATACCACATCTGCTACCACACTAAGCGGCTCTGCCATTGGTCTGATGTTTCTTGGTGGATTAATATTTGTTC TGATTCCAATTTTGATGTCAATGAGCGACTGTTGTGGCTGTGGacctggtgctgcaggtggAGTTGGAACTGGATTTGAACCTGTTCCTGAATGCACAGAAGGGGCAATTCATCCATGGGGAATAGAAGGTGCACAGCCTGAGGACAGG GATGTCTCACACATTCTTGGCCCAACAACAGCTCCGGGAGGTGATTTTTGTGAACCCTCTG atatatatacaaacacatatggaggaggaggaggagtagCTTCTGGTGTTGAAGAAACTACAGGAGTTGGCTATGGCACTGGTACTGGTTATGGAACAGCTGGAGGAATTTCTGGAACAGGAGAAGTAAAAGGATCAATTGGAGGAACAATAAAAGAGTACCGAGAAGGAGGGGTGAACATGGCATTCCTAGATAACTACTTCTCTGAG AAAGCATTTGTGTATGCAGATGAAGATGAAGGTCGGCCAGCAAATGACTGCCTATTAATATATGATCATGAAGGAGTTGGTACCCCTGTTGGCTCTGTGGGTTGCTGCAGCTTTATTGGAGAAGACATAGATGAAACATATTTGGATACATTAGGACCAAAATTTAAGACGCTGGCAGAGATCTGTCTGGGCAAAGAAATTGAACCTTTCCCTGATGTCAACCCACCCTGGTCAGGAGTTAACATCACCTTTCCCAATCCTGAAAGTGATCTAAACCTCCCACCACCTGGAACCACCATCATTGTCAATGGAAGTGCACCCATGCCTCCTCCAGTTGGCACCACAACGGTTGTTACTGAAAACACCTACACATCTGGGTCAACCATACAAACCCAGAGGCCAATGCCAGATCCCTTGCTTCACGGCAACATGACGGTGACTGAGACCTACACCTCTGGCTCCCCCTCTCTTTGTGTTGACCCTCTGAGAGCATCCAACGTTGTTGTAACAGAAAGGGTTGTTGGTCCTGCATCTGCCTCTGATTTGCGTGGCATGTTAGATATCCCAGATCTCGCAGATGGGTCCAATGTTATCGTCACAGAAAGAGTTATTGCACCTAACTCTAGGCTCCCAACCTCTCTGAGCATTCCCGATTTGGTAGATGGGTCAAATGTGGTGGTGACAGAAAGGGTGTTCAGGCCTGCCTCTGGCATGCCAGGCAGCTTAATAAATATTCCCTCGGAGTTATCGAATGCCCACAACGTGGTGGTCACTGAGAGGGTAGTGTCAGGGTCTGGGATGAGCAGCCTGGGGGGGACAAGCCTAGGTGGAGCAAATCTGGGAGGCCTGGGCAGTGCAGGTCAGATGCTTAGTGCTGACTGTCACCTTGGCCAGGCGATTGGCACAGCATCCCCTGGCACCTCCCGGAGAAGAGTGACAAAGTACAGCACTGTGCAGTACTCCAGTCAGTAA